A genome region from Magnolia sinica isolate HGM2019 chromosome 8, MsV1, whole genome shotgun sequence includes the following:
- the LOC131252885 gene encoding ubiquinone biosynthesis protein COQ4 homolog, mitochondrial isoform X1: MILYCKMIEGARIRLKGWQQAAVALGSAFGALMDPRRADLIAALGETTGKPAFQRVLDRMKKSPEGRAVLLEQPRVISTSVGHAWDLPEGTFGAAYAKFMGSRNFSPDDRPPVRFMDTEELAYVATRAREVHDFWHVLFGLPTNLIGESSLKVIEFEQMLLPMCLLSVIGGSVRFNDKQRALFFQHYFPWATRAGMRCTDLMCVYYEQHFHENLEDVRRKWGIVLAPNPKATRRNE; the protein is encoded by the exons ATG ATTTTGTATTGTAAAATGATAGAAGGTGCGCGCATCCGGCTGAAGGGATGGCAGCAGGCAGCAGTTGCCCTCGGTTCAGCTTTTGGTGCACTGATGGACCCCAGAAGAGCGGACCTGATAGCTGCTCTTGGAGAAACTACCGGTAAGCCAGCTTTTCAGAGAGTGCTCGATCGGATGAAGAAGAGCCCAGAAGGCCGA GCAGTACTTTTGGAGCAGCCACGCGTCATATCTACAAGTGTTGGCCATGCGTGGGACCTACCTGAAGGCACATTTGGTGCAGCATATGCAAAGTTCATGGGATCAAGGAACTTCTCACCGGACGACCGGCCGCCTGTGCGTTTCATGGACACCGAAGAGTTGGCATACGTGGCCACCCGTGCACGTGAGGTGCATGACTTCTGGCATGTTCTCTTCGGTCTTCCCACGAACTTGATCGGTGAATCGTCACTCAAGGTGATAGAGTTTGAGCAGATGCTTCTACCCATGTGTTTACTATCAGTTATTGGAGGTTCAGTGAGGTTCAACGATAAGCAACGAGCCCTATTTTTCCAGCATTACTTCCCGTGGGCCACCCGTGCTGGTATGCGGTGCACGGATCTGATGTGTGTGTACTATGAACAGCACTTCCATGAGAACTTGGAGGATGTTCGGAGGAAATGGGGGATAGTCCTTGCACCTAATCCAAAGGCAACCCGACGGAATGAGTAA
- the LOC131252885 gene encoding ubiquinone biosynthesis protein COQ4 homolog, mitochondrial isoform X2: MIEGARIRLKGWQQAAVALGSAFGALMDPRRADLIAALGETTGKPAFQRVLDRMKKSPEGRAVLLEQPRVISTSVGHAWDLPEGTFGAAYAKFMGSRNFSPDDRPPVRFMDTEELAYVATRAREVHDFWHVLFGLPTNLIGESSLKVIEFEQMLLPMCLLSVIGGSVRFNDKQRALFFQHYFPWATRAGMRCTDLMCVYYEQHFHENLEDVRRKWGIVLAPNPKATRRNE; encoded by the exons ATGATAGAAGGTGCGCGCATCCGGCTGAAGGGATGGCAGCAGGCAGCAGTTGCCCTCGGTTCAGCTTTTGGTGCACTGATGGACCCCAGAAGAGCGGACCTGATAGCTGCTCTTGGAGAAACTACCGGTAAGCCAGCTTTTCAGAGAGTGCTCGATCGGATGAAGAAGAGCCCAGAAGGCCGA GCAGTACTTTTGGAGCAGCCACGCGTCATATCTACAAGTGTTGGCCATGCGTGGGACCTACCTGAAGGCACATTTGGTGCAGCATATGCAAAGTTCATGGGATCAAGGAACTTCTCACCGGACGACCGGCCGCCTGTGCGTTTCATGGACACCGAAGAGTTGGCATACGTGGCCACCCGTGCACGTGAGGTGCATGACTTCTGGCATGTTCTCTTCGGTCTTCCCACGAACTTGATCGGTGAATCGTCACTCAAGGTGATAGAGTTTGAGCAGATGCTTCTACCCATGTGTTTACTATCAGTTATTGGAGGTTCAGTGAGGTTCAACGATAAGCAACGAGCCCTATTTTTCCAGCATTACTTCCCGTGGGCCACCCGTGCTGGTATGCGGTGCACGGATCTGATGTGTGTGTACTATGAACAGCACTTCCATGAGAACTTGGAGGATGTTCGGAGGAAATGGGGGATAGTCCTTGCACCTAATCCAAAGGCAACCCGACGGAATGAGTAA